CAGGCTGACGCCGAACGCGGCGACGACACCGGTGAGCACCGCGCGCGTGGTGGGCCGCTGTCCCAGCAGCAGGGCCGAGAGCCCGACGACGAAGAGCGGGCCGACCGAGCCGACGACGGCCGCCATGCCGCCCGGCAGCCGGTACGCGGAGAGGAACAGCAGCGGGAAGAAGGCGCCGATGTTCAGCGCGCCCAGCACCGCCGCCTTCCACCACCAGGCGCCGCGCGGCAGCACCCGGGCGAGCGCGAGCAGCAGCAGGCCGGCGGGCAGGGCGCGGGCCAGACCGGTGAACAGGGGCCGGTCCGGTGGGAGGAACTCGGTGGTCACGGCGTAGGTGGTGCCCCAGGAGACGGGGGCGAGGGCGGTGAGCGCGATGAGGGAGGTGCGACCGGCGGACGGCATGGAGGTAGCTTACTTGTAAGCAAGTTTCCGTCAAGCTACTTTCTTGCGGCCGAGCGGAATCCTCCCGATACTCGTGCCATGACCGATCACCCCGGGACACCCCCCGAGTCCTCCCCCGAGCCGCGCAAGGACCCCGTCGACGCGATCGTCGACCAGTGGGCGGTGGTCCGTCCCGACCTGGACACGGCCGCCATGGAGGTGTTCGGCCGGGTCTTCCGGCTGGCCCGCGCCATGGGCGACCGGATGGAGAAGGCGTACGCCCGCTTCGGGATCTCCCGCGGGGAGTTCGACGCCCTGGCCACCCTGCGCCGCTCCGGCGAGCCCTACACGCTCTCGCCCCGGCAGCTCTCGGCCACGCTGATGCTCACCACCGGCGGCATGACCGGCCGCCTGGACAAGCTCGAACGCGCGGGGCTGCTGCGGCGCTCCCCCGACCCGCACGACCGCCGGGGACTCCAGGTCACGCTCACCGACCGGGGCCTGGAGCTGATCGACGAGGCGGTCGGCGCGGGTCTCGCCGCCCAGACGGAGGCCCTGTCCGCCCTGGACGCGCGACAGGCCGCCGAGGTGGCCGGCCTGCTGCGGGTCCTGCTCGCCGGCACCGAGAAGTAGGCCGGGAAGCAGGCGGATCCCTCAGATCCCTCAGCCCACGTGCGCGGCGACGGCCGACCCGGTCTCCGCCGCGCCGGCGTCGTCCGCCGCCCAGGCCACGTACCCGTCGGGGCGCACCAGCACCGTCGTACGCCGCCCGCTCGCCCAGCACTCCACGGACAGCCGCTCCTTGCGGCCCTCCCCGTCCAGGTGCGCCTGCGCACCCTGGGCCGACGCCGGAGTGATCAGCACGAACCGTCCGCCGCGCAGCGCCTCGTAGAGCCGGCCCCCGCCCGCGAGGGGCAGGTCCGGGACGCGGGTGCCGGTCAGCCCGTGGGCGCCGCGGGGAGCGGGGTAGTTGTAGCCGATGCCCGTGACCCGGCCGGTGACCCGGCGACGGGCCGGGCCCACGTGGCCGAGCTGCCGCGCGAGGAGGTCGGACGGGCCCTGATGACGCACTTCCTCTCCCGGTGGGAGGAGAACGAGGTGCTCACGGCGCTGCTCCGGGCCGGGACCACCAACCAGGCCGGGGCGGAACGCATGCAGGGCATCTTCCGCGACCAGGTACTGCCGGTCGCCCTACGGGTCTGCCCGGACCCCGAGCAGGCGCCCGCGCGGGCCGCGCTCGTCGCGACGCAGGTGCTCGGTCTGGCGCTCACGCGCTACATCCTGCGGTTCCCGCCGGCCGTGGCGCTGCACCGCGAGGAGCTTCTGGCGTGGCTGGCGCCGACGCTCGAACGCTATCTGACCGCGCCGAGTCCCTGAGACACGCGGCCCCGGCCCGTGAGAACGCCAAAGGGCGCCGCCCCGTCACATGTGTGCGGGGCGGCGCCCTCGGTGAAGCCGTTGCGGAGAGGTCAGGCCTTCGCGGCGACCTCGGCCTTGGTCTTGGTCTTGTTCTTGGTCCCGGGAGTGATCACCCGGTGCTCCGGCTTGGACCTGTCCAGGGCCATGACCAGACCGGCGATGACCACGAACAGCGCGAGCGGGGCCAGGACGTAGTAGCCCAGCGTCTCGATGACGCTCAGGCCGGTGCCGGGGTCGTCGCCGTCGTCGCGGGTCAGCGCGAGCGCGGGGGACGACATGAGCAGCATCATCAGCGTCGTACCGGCTGCCAGGGCGCCGGCGCGCAGGGCGTTCTTCTTGTCCACGGTGCCAAGTTAGCGAACGGCCGGAGGGACCGCGCGCCCGGGGTGCCCGTACGGGGCCCGCGGGCGCCCGGTTCAGCCGTCCCGGCCGTCGTCGCGTTCCCTTACGACGTCGATCAGGGCGTGCAGGCGGGGTGAGGCGGCCAGGTCCTCCAGGGTCACCGGGCGGCCCTCGGCGTCGGCGACGGGCAGCCGCCAGTTCGGGTACTGGTCCCAGGTGCCGGGGAGGTTCTGCGGGCGGCGGTCGCCGACGGCGTCCGGGAGCCAGACGCCGACCATGCGGGCCGGGGTGCGCAGCAGGAAGCGGTGCACGGCCTGGATCTCCGCCTCCTCCGCGGGGGCTCCGGTGTCGCCGCCGGTGCCGTCCAGCAGCCCGAGCCGGGCGAGGACTTCCAGCCACTCCGCGGTGTCCGCCGCGGACTCGGCGCGCTCCCGCTCCAGCGGGCGGGTGAGCAGGCCGAGGCGGTCGCGGAGTTCGACGTGCTCGCCGGTGAGGCGGGCTGCGGTGGACGGCAGGTCGTGGGTGGTGGCGGTGGCGAGGCAGTCGGCGCGCCACCGCTCGGGTGGCAGCGGACGGCCGTCGCCGGTCCAGTCGCGCTCGAACCACAGCACCGAGGTGCCCAGCACCCCGCGTTCGCGCAGCGCCTCGCGCACGCCGGGTTCGACGGTGCCCAGGTCCTCGCCGATGACGACGGCACCGGCCCGGGTGGCCTCCAGGACGAGGACGGCGAGCATGGCCTCGGCGTCGTAGTGGACGTAGGTGCCCTGGGTGGGCGGGTGGCCCTCGGGAACCCACCAGAGCCGGAACAGGCCCATGACGTGGTCGACGCGCAGCGCGCCGGCGTAGCGGAACAGGCCGCGCAGCAGGTCCCGGAAGGGCGCGTACCCGGAGTCGGCGAGGCGGTCGGGGCGCCAGGGCGGCAGGCCCCAGTCCTGGCCGAGGGCGTTGAAGGCGTCGGGCGGGGCGCCCACCGACATGCCGCGGGCGAAGTACTCCTGCTGCGCCCAGGAGTCGGCGCCGCGCGGGTGCACGCCGACGGCGAGGTCGTGCACGATCCCGACCGGCATCCCGGCCTCGCGGGCGGTGTGCTGGGCGGCGGTGAGCTGGGTGTCGGTGAGCCAGGTGAGCCGGGAGTGGAAGTCGACGCGGTCCATCAGCTCGGTGCGGGCGCGTTCGGTGGCGGCCGAGCGGGGGTCGCGCAGACCCTCGGGCCAGCGGTGCCAGTCGGGGCCGTGGATCTCGGCGAGCGCGCACCAGGTGGCGTGGTCCTCCAGCGCGGTGCCCTGTGCGGCGAGGTAGTCGCAGTAGGCGGCGCGGCGGCCGGGCCCGAGGGGGACCTCGTGGAGCAGGTCGAGGGCGTCGCGCTTCACCTCCCACACGGCGTCCCGGTCGATGAGGGCGCCGTCGTCCAGTACGGCACCGCGCAGCCGTCCCGCCCGTTCCCCGAGCTTCCGGGCGCGCTCGGGGTCGGTGACGTAGGCGTACTCGGGCACGTCCTCGATCCGCAGGTGGACGGGGTCGGGGAAGCGGCGCGAGGAGGGCCGGTACGGGGAGGGGTCGGACGGGGCGCCGGGCACGGCCGCGTGCAGCGGGTTGACCTGGACGAACCCGGCGCCGAGGGCCCGTCCGGCCCAGTCGGCCAGTTCGCGGAGGTCACCGAGGTCGCCCATGCCCCAGGAGCGGCGGGAGAGGAGGGAGTAGAGCTGGACCAGGAGTCCGTGGGAGCGGCCGGCGGGCGCGGGCAGCCGGGCGGGCGCCACGATCAGGTGGGCCCGGGCGGTGCGGCCGTCGGGGGTGGTGGCGGTCAGGCGGTGGACGCCGGGCGGGAGCCGCCCGGCGTCGTCGCGGGTCTCGCCCTGCTCGGTGTCGACGCGGAGCAGGGTGCCCTCGGGCAGTGCGGCGAGAGCGGCCGGCGTGCCGCCGTCGCTCCAGCCGACCACGGTGGGCGGCAGCAGGCGGTCACGCAGCCCGTTCTCACACGCGGCGAGCGCGGCCCGTACGGCCTCGGGGGTACTCGTGTCCACGCCGAGGGCGGCCAGCGCGAGGGTCACCGCGGTGACCGAGGCCGGGACGGTGCGGTCCGGGGACGGGCGGTAGGCGGTGGCGACGCCGTGCAGGGCGGCGAGCCTGGTCAGATCCTCGGGAAGGTCCTCGGCGGAGGGCTCGGCCGGCCCGGCTGCTGGCATCTGTGACCCTCACGACCTCGTCGGCTCGGGAACGGCGAAGGAGGGGCCGCCCTGCTCCGGCACGTCGGCCGTGAGCTCGGGCGAGGACTCGCTGGTCAGCGGCACGGCGTCGGCGAACGGCGACTCGCTGGTCAGGGGCTCGGCGTCGGGCAGTGGAGGTTCGCTGGTGAGCGGGGTCTCGGCGAAGCTCTGGGCGGCGCCGAAGACGCAGTAGTGCGCGGTCTCGGAGGCGGCGGAGGGCTCGGCCCATGGAGTGGACGGCTCCGCCACGGGTTTGGAAGGGGCCGGGAGCAGGAGGGGTGCAGCCACGGAGATCTCCTTTGGGTCGGGCTGTGTTGCGAGCACGCTTCTTGCGGGTTTCGGCAGCCCCCTACCCAGAAGGTGCGCAGACAGGCACTCTGACACCCGCAACGTGGCCCTGGTCACATCTCACTCCTTCCAAATACCCATGATCCGGGCAAAAGAAATCCCCAACCGAGTCCGTCATGCTATTCACTCAGTACATGTACGTGGTGAATACTGATCTTCATGAGCACCCGCCATCTCCTCCTGGGCCTGATCGCCTCGGGGCCGAGCCACGGCTACGACCTCAAACGGCGCCACGACGAACGCTTCCCACAGGCCCGTCCACTGGCCTACGGGCAGGTCTACACGACCCTGCAGCGGCTGGTCCGGGACGGCCTCGCGGAGGTCGACGGCATCGCGTCCGACGGCGGCCCGGAGCGCACCGCGTACCGCGCGACGGACGAGGGCGCGCGTGAACTGGCGCGGTGGGCGGGCGAGATCGCACCGCCCGCACCCTTCGTGACCAACGAGATCTTCGCCAAGGTCGTCGTCTCGATCCTCACCGGCGGCGACGCGGGTGCCTACCTGCTGGCCCAGCGCGAAGCCCACATGGGCCGGATGCGGGAGCTCACCGCGCTCAAGACGACGCCGGGCACCGACCTCGCGACCGTGCTCTCGGCCGACTACGCCCTCAACCACCTCGATGCCGACCTGCGCTGGATGACCACCACCGCGGCCCGGCTCACCACCCTGACCACGGAGGTCCGCACCGCATGACGAACGGGGACACGTACCAGGCCACGACGGGACCGCTGCTCGCGGCCCGCGACCTGGTGAAGACGTACGGCAGGACAGAGGCCCTGCGGGGAGTCTCCGTCGACCTCCGGGCCGGCGAGATCCTCGCCGTCACCGGGGCCAGCGGCAGCGGCAAGTCCACGCTGCTGCACTGCCTGGCCGGGATCGTCCGGCCGGACGCGGGCTCGGTGACGTACTCCGGCCGGCCGCTGGAGGGGCTGCCGGAGCATCGGCTGAGCGAGCTGCGGCGCACCGACTTCGGGGTGGTCTTCCAGTTCGGGCAGCTGATCCCGGAACTGACGGCGCTGGACAACGTGGCACTGCCGCTGATGCTGGCCGGCACCGCACGGGCCGAGGCGCGGGCGCGCGCCGGTGAGTGGCTGGAACGGTTCGGGGTGCGCGGGCAGGAGGAGTTGCGCCCCGGAGAGATGAGCGGCGGGCAGGCACAGCGGGCGGCGCTGGACCGCCCTGCTGGTCGCACCGGCGGTGTACGCCGCCTGCCTGCTGGCGGCCGCCACGGCTCTGCCGCTGCTGGGGCGCTCGGTGCGGCCGGGAGAGCTGCGGTACGTGTGACGGCCGTTCAGCAGGAGGGTGCAACCGATCCGAACGCCCCGCCCGCCAGGCCGGATCTCCCCTACCCTGACGATGTGGACCCCTGCACAACCGGAGGAGCCCTGTGACCGTGACCGCTGACAGGCCCCAGATGCTCGTCACCGAGTTCGAGGAACTCGCCCGCCATGCCGACCGGAGCATAGAAGGCGCGCGGCTCGAGTTCATCAACGGACACCTTGGGGGCAAGGCCGTGCCGGACGGCGATCACGGACGTGTCATTCAGTGGCTCACGCGCATCTGCATGCAGCACAGGCCTGACCTGTGGCTGGACCCGGTGCAAGGGCTCGTGGTCGAGACGTACCGCGGCGGGCGCGCCCGCCCCGACGGCTCCCTGGCCCCGGCGGAGGCGTTCGTCGGCCAAGGTGAATGGGCCGATCCCGCCCCCGTCCTCATGACCGTCGAGGTCACCTCGTACGACTCCGACACCGACCGACGCGACCGCGTCGAGAAGCCACGTGCGTACGCCGGAGCGGGGATCCCGGTCTTCGTCCTCATCGACCGGGACACCTGCGAGGTCAAGGTGCACAGCCGACCGGACGGCGGACGCTACGAGACCGTGCAGACCCTGCCCTTCGGCAAGGAGGTCGCGCTCCCCGAGCCGGTCGGGATCACGCTGGAGACCGAGCCGCTGAAGAACTGGGTGCGCTGAGCGGCCCCGCACCGGCGTACGCGAAGGCCCGGACCGTCAGGCGGAAATGCCGTCGATCCGGGCCATGGCGTCGTCCGCGCCGTACGGCTGCAAGTAGGGCAGCCAGCGCGGGTCCCTATGGCCCGTGCCGATGATGCGCCAGGCCAGACCGGTGGGCGGGGCGGGTTTGTGGTGCAGGCGCCAGCCGATCTCGCCGAGGTGGCGGTCGGCCTTGACGTGGTTGCAGCGGCGGCAGGAGGCCACCACGTTGTCCCAGGCGTGCAGCCCTCCGCGGCTGCGCGGGATGACGTGGTCGACGCTGGTGGCGACGGCGCCGCAGTACATGCAGCGGCCTCCGTCGCGGGCGAAGAGGGCACGGCGGGTGAGCGGGACGGGGCCCCGGTAGGGCACCCGCACGAACCGCTTGAGCCGGACCACGCTGGGTGCGGGCACGGTGACGGTCGCGCTGTGCAGGTAGGCGCCGGACTCCTCGAGGCATACGGCCTTGTTCTCGAGGACGAGGACGAGCGCGCGGCGGAGCGGTACGACGCCGAGGGGCTCGTACGACGCGTTGAGGACCAGGACATGCGGCACGGGTGCCTCCTTGGGCGTCGGCGGCGCGTGGCTCGCGCCGGGACGATCTGGTTCAGTCTCCCCTCATGGCTGGTCGAAGCGCCACCATGTCCCGGTAACGGGCTGGGAGTGTTTTCGACCACACGGAGCGCGGCGCCGGTGGCGTGACCAGTCCGAGCGCGGGTGAGGACCGTCTCTCCCGCCCATTTCGGGCCGTTCCGCGCCCGGTGCCCCGTTAGTGTGGTGCATCTGCCCGTCCGGTGACCTTTCCGTGACCTTGAACCGGACCTCGAAGGACGGGCCGCCGCACTTGGAGGTAAGCCGTCGTGTCCCTGTCCGCCGCCGTCCGCACGGCCGCCGGTCCGTCGCCGTCCCCGACGCCCTCGGGGTCGACGACGCCGCCCGTGCCCTCGCTCCGGGACGCCCAGGAACACGCGACGAACGCCGCGGGCTGGGTCGAGGAGAACTGGTCGACGTGGCTGGCGATCGGTCTGCGGGTGCTGCTGATCCTGGTGATCGCGGCGGTGCTGCGGGCGGTGGTGCGGCGGGCGATCACCAAGCTGATAGAGCGGATGAACCGCAGGACCGGAACCGGCGGCGGCACCGCGCTGAGCAGTCTGCTGGTCAACGCCGAGCGGCGCCGGCAGCGCTCCGAGGCCATCGGGTCCGTGATGCGCTCGGTGGCCAGCTTCCTCATCCTCGGCACCGCCGCGCTGATGATCCTCGGCACCTTCCAGATCAACCTGGCCCCGCTGCTGGCGT
The Streptomyces sp. NBC_01723 genome window above contains:
- a CDS encoding ABC transporter ATP-binding protein, translating into MTNGDTYQATTGPLLAARDLVKTYGRTEALRGVSVDLRAGEILAVTGASGSGKSTLLHCLAGIVRPDAGSVTYSGRPLEGLPEHRLSELRRTDFGVVFQFGQLIPELTALDNVALPLMLAGTARAEARARAGEWLERFGVRGQEELRPGEMSGGQAQRAALDRPAGRTGGVRRLPAGGRHGSAAAGALGAAGRAAVRVTAVQQEGATDPNAPPARPDLPYPDDVDPCTTGGAL
- a CDS encoding PadR family transcriptional regulator, translating into MSTRHLLLGLIASGPSHGYDLKRRHDERFPQARPLAYGQVYTTLQRLVRDGLAEVDGIASDGGPERTAYRATDEGARELARWAGEIAPPAPFVTNEIFAKVVVSILTGGDAGAYLLAQREAHMGRMRELTALKTTPGTDLATVLSADYALNHLDADLRWMTTTAARLTTLTTEVRTA
- a CDS encoding HNH endonuclease, translating into MPHVLVLNASYEPLGVVPLRRALVLVLENKAVCLEESGAYLHSATVTVPAPSVVRLKRFVRVPYRGPVPLTRRALFARDGGRCMYCGAVATSVDHVIPRSRGGLHAWDNVVASCRRCNHVKADRHLGEIGWRLHHKPAPPTGLAWRIIGTGHRDPRWLPYLQPYGADDAMARIDGISA
- a CDS encoding MarR family winged helix-turn-helix transcriptional regulator; the encoded protein is MTDHPGTPPESSPEPRKDPVDAIVDQWAVVRPDLDTAAMEVFGRVFRLARAMGDRMEKAYARFGISRGEFDALATLRRSGEPYTLSPRQLSATLMLTTGGMTGRLDKLERAGLLRRSPDPHDRRGLQVTLTDRGLELIDEAVGAGLAAQTEALSALDARQAAEVAGLLRVLLAGTEK
- the malQ gene encoding 4-alpha-glucanotransferase, translated to MPAAGPAEPSAEDLPEDLTRLAALHGVATAYRPSPDRTVPASVTAVTLALAALGVDTSTPEAVRAALAACENGLRDRLLPPTVVGWSDGGTPAALAALPEGTLLRVDTEQGETRDDAGRLPPGVHRLTATTPDGRTARAHLIVAPARLPAPAGRSHGLLVQLYSLLSRRSWGMGDLGDLRELADWAGRALGAGFVQVNPLHAAVPGAPSDPSPYRPSSRRFPDPVHLRIEDVPEYAYVTDPERARKLGERAGRLRGAVLDDGALIDRDAVWEVKRDALDLLHEVPLGPGRRAAYCDYLAAQGTALEDHATWCALAEIHGPDWHRWPEGLRDPRSAATERARTELMDRVDFHSRLTWLTDTQLTAAQHTAREAGMPVGIVHDLAVGVHPRGADSWAQQEYFARGMSVGAPPDAFNALGQDWGLPPWRPDRLADSGYAPFRDLLRGLFRYAGALRVDHVMGLFRLWWVPEGHPPTQGTYVHYDAEAMLAVLVLEATRAGAVVIGEDLGTVEPGVREALRERGVLGTSVLWFERDWTGDGRPLPPERWRADCLATATTHDLPSTAARLTGEHVELRDRLGLLTRPLERERAESAADTAEWLEVLARLGLLDGTGGDTGAPAEEAEIQAVHRFLLRTPARMVGVWLPDAVGDRRPQNLPGTWDQYPNWRLPVADAEGRPVTLEDLAASPRLHALIDVVRERDDGRDG
- a CDS encoding Uma2 family endonuclease, with protein sequence MTVTADRPQMLVTEFEELARHADRSIEGARLEFINGHLGGKAVPDGDHGRVIQWLTRICMQHRPDLWLDPVQGLVVETYRGGRARPDGSLAPAEAFVGQGEWADPAPVLMTVEVTSYDSDTDRRDRVEKPRAYAGAGIPVFVLIDRDTCEVKVHSRPDGGRYETVQTLPFGKEVALPEPVGITLETEPLKNWVR